From Nitratidesulfovibrio vulgaris str. Hildenborough, a single genomic window includes:
- a CDS encoding cytochrome c3 family protein has protein sequence MRSAIRWGLLTLVLLSPALAAAYDVPKEIEIKRPAKNKPVASWVGPVKFPHGFHAIHNPCKACHHEESDKSLGSFLPCSQCHNKPGDAEQMSFYRAWHNDKAYSCMGCHRQKRLLKQGEPPISCTRGCHPLPTGGAQ, from the coding sequence ATGCGGTCAGCAATTCGATGGGGTCTGCTCACACTGGTGCTGTTGTCTCCTGCACTAGCGGCAGCCTATGACGTACCCAAGGAAATCGAGATCAAACGTCCGGCCAAGAACAAACCCGTGGCCTCATGGGTCGGTCCCGTGAAGTTCCCGCACGGATTCCATGCCATCCACAACCCGTGCAAGGCATGCCACCACGAAGAATCCGACAAGTCCCTCGGCAGCTTTCTTCCCTGCAGCCAATGCCACAACAAGCCCGGAGATGCCGAACAGATGAGCTTCTATCGGGCCTGGCACAATGACAAGGCCTATAGCTGCATGGGGTGCCATCGCCAGAAGCGCCTTCTGAAGCAGGGTGAGCCACCCATTTCATGCACACGCGGATGTCATCCCTTGCCTACCGGGGGTGCACAATGA
- a CDS encoding lipoprotein, with the protein MLRAVALLLLLMLGGCAQTTALHLQRASALAGQSGTLTMRHAAFDYTTVALDHQVGVVGTARLVPASVPSWAKHVAQYVVYAYICDTSGNVLASGDIDFIPRTIEESGALPFEIRIDTRFQPGDRPLQLAFGYRIVLRESSMPDEGRSFVATEVALEE; encoded by the coding sequence ATGCTGCGTGCAGTCGCTCTTCTGCTTCTCTTGATGCTGGGCGGCTGTGCCCAGACGACGGCCCTCCATCTGCAGCGGGCATCCGCCCTCGCAGGTCAATCCGGCACGCTGACCATGCGCCACGCAGCCTTCGACTACACCACTGTGGCCCTCGACCATCAGGTCGGCGTCGTCGGTACGGCACGCCTCGTTCCCGCTTCCGTGCCATCGTGGGCGAAACACGTCGCGCAGTATGTCGTCTATGCCTACATCTGCGATACTTCCGGTAACGTCCTCGCATCCGGCGACATCGACTTCATCCCGCGCACCATCGAAGAATCCGGCGCACTTCCGTTCGAAATACGCATCGACACACGATTCCAACCGGGAGACAGGCCCCTGCAACTGGCCTTCGGCTACCGTATCGTCCTCCGCGAATCGTCCATGCCCGATGAGGGCCGCAGCTTCGTCGCCACTGAGGTCGCCCTGGAGGAATGA